Part of the Arachis hypogaea cultivar Tifrunner chromosome 6, arahy.Tifrunner.gnm2.J5K5, whole genome shotgun sequence genome, GTCTTTCACTTGGCCATGCCTAGTCTTACTAATGTGGTTATGTAGGTCTTTGCTGGTAAAACCAACTTTATCATATCCACCCTTTTGGAAAATCATGTAACTCATGTGATAGGTTTTAACACCATATGCTCGCAAGCTACCTGCTTGTGTTTTATCAGCATCATTAAGCCCATGATTGTAGCAATAAGATGTCTGTACTTAAGTGGACACAGTGGATGATTGTATTCACTCTCAAAGACGCTGACTTTCCACTTACCCGTCCTATAGTGACGAATGAAACGAATCCTAGCTTTGCAATTAACACGAGTAATTTTCCTATGCTCCCCTTGCCGATTGTCCCTTTTAAGGTGCTTCCAATGTCTTTCTCCTGCTTTATTACAAACCAATTGTCATGTATTAATGTTGTCATTGATATCTACCGTCTTCAAGTCTTTTCGGGACAAAAATCTTTATCACTTGGCATATTTGGCATAAAACTCACAAACTTGAGATTTCATATCAAACACCAATTTCCATATGTTTTCGATGGTCAAATTAGTTATCAACTTTTCAAAACCATCAACATTAATTGTATCAGCCTCTGCCTTATCTACAGTTACATCCATCATATCATCACTTTCATCGGAACTACACTCATACTCAAATTTAAATCCTCAGAGTGATCACCATTCTTATGACTCTTTGCCATCATCCTCCATAACTGAACTTAAATTTTTAACATGTTAGCTACTAAATAAATGCTAAGAGAATGGAATAAGCAAAATAAACTCAATTTTTTATGACTAAAATTATTGGTCAATCAAATTTTATGAAAGCTAGGAATTATTACTGCATAAGAATGTTATTTTTATGACAGTCAAGAGTTACAGAAAAAAATTCTTTGACTTATTAACTTTCTACATTCTTTCTTTTGAAAACAAGAATACaatacatttaaataaaaatgatttgACTTATTAGCTAGGAGAATCATCTTTATCTATATAATTAGGGGACTCATCTTTATCTATAAAATAGATATATATGTCTAATAAAGAAATAATTAGCAGTCTACTCTCATAGTTTCTAGTATATCAAAATATACATGAATGTGCAGTCTTAATGTACATAATACTAACATGCTGATAAGAAAGAGGGCGTATCACTACCCACTGAAAAGAAATAATTAGGAATAATAAAGTATAAATCTTGCACCTGAGATGAAAATGAGAGGAAGgaaaaggaaggaaaagaaaCTGGAAGGAAAATAGTTATTTTCCCTTGTTTGGTTGAGGAGAGAAATGGGAGAGGAAggaaaatggatggaaaaataTTGATTGGGCCCACCAATTTTTTTCCCTTCGACAATGAagagaaaatggagagaaaactaattttctctctctatttcCAATATTACCCATTTacttttttcaatatattttataatataaggaTAAACTTGTCTTTTTAtaccatttctttccttcttattttcctttcatccaaacacatctaaagaaaataaaaattcactcaatttctttcctttcctttctttcctttctatttatttcctctctatttctttcctttcaaccaaacatagcctaaaaagagaaaaaaattagcaGACAATTAAGCAataaattgagtttaattaattcaaattattagCTAAATCATAGGTATTAATTTAAATAGATTAAATGTCTATTTACAAAATGTAAATAGTAGGTCATAAAATGCTTCTTAAAGGGGAATATGTAATAATTTACTCTCaaacaaattgaaaaataataggaTTCCATATGGAGTATTTGCATTCATTACGGAGAGGGGTAAAATTTAAGAGGCCTCGTTTAAGTCAACcaacaaaagagaaaatttttctaAACTTTCACTATATACGTGCAGAGGTTACAATGAATGGACTGaattttctatataattttcacaaacaagaaaaaaaatacagtAATGATTAATGAATAAGTTTATCATCTATCCACACTATAGATCCCAACTAAGCAGAATCAGCATTGATTCCAGCACCCTCCTCTTTTtaagaaataaatcaaaatacCAATGGAGACAACACTGCTAGTCCAAACAACTTGCCTCCAAAAGAATATGCATACAGCTCAAAAATCTCGTACCAACCAAACTCCAAACTCCTATTTTCAAATTCTACACATCTATTCTTGCTATACTTTCCTCCTTTCTATGACTATCAGTGCCTAGTGCTAATTCAAGCTTCATTGTTCCCGTTCTTGTCACGTGCAAACCTCTCCATGACTAGTGTGTCTAGAGCCTCTAGCACCACTCGACTTGACTCAGATTCAATAGATGAACAGGTTTCATCCAACAATAACATAGGTGCATTTTTCAAAATTACTGTAGCAATTGCAATTCTTTATTTTTGTCCTAGAGTTAAGTTAGCACTTCTCATCCCAACATGTGTGTCGTAACCATGAGAAAAACTGCTAATGAAATAATGAGCATTTGCTATTCTTGCGGCCTCTTTCACCTGATTTTTACTGGCATTGTGCCTGGCATATAGGATGTTTTCCCTTAAGGTGGTTGAGAAAATAATAGGTTTCTGTTGAACCAGACCAAGATGGCTTCTCAACCATCTCAAATTATATAGTTTTAAATCTCTCTCGTCTAAAAAAATTTGTCCAACAAGTGGATCATAAAACtcaaaaaattataacattaatTTCAGAACTTCAATAAATGTAATTTTATAAGTTCCCCAACAGACGCATACTAATAATAGAAATATGTATCTATGTACATATATACCATAATAAAAATATAGACAACCAAAATATTTTATCACCAATAGAAGTAATTAAATGATTAGACATGAAACTTGGCAAATGACCAAAGTTGAAATCCATAAACAATGCATAAATAAGTAGTACAATCATAAGTAAAGGTAGTATGCTGATTTGTGAATGTAGAATGTTCCAATTTTACTAAACTGAATGCACAATTGTTAAGAAATTTTATGTAAATTGATAATCCTACTTTACTCATGATTTATAGCAACATTTAGATCATCAACAAggtaaattaatttattagcaaTTTAGCATCATCTTAAAATACAAGGAGAAGATAAATCTGGAAAAGACAGAACAAGAAAAGCGATGATATAGGAACTCACCAACTATCCACTGTGACTTAGTGACGGCGAGGACCCGAAACCAGAAGATGACGAGGAGCTCTGGAAAGGTCGGGAGACGTTGAAATGCCGGCAACAAGACAAGACGAATGAAAAGACGCCGGCGAGTGTGAAGGAGACGAGACTCGAGTGAGACCGAGAGAGACTCTAGTGGGCTAGTGGcattgagagagaagagagagttttaGTCGAAAAATTGAGAGTGAGAGAGACGTTCTTTGAGAGGGTGAAGGGGAGACGAGAAAATCCAGAAGataaagaatttttaaattttttttttaaattttttagatgtgtgttttttttaaatttgtataaaTAACTACGAGAGATTAGGCTTTATGAGAAGCACCGATAAGATTGAAACAATTATTTTTAGTGtggataaataattaaatgtatttttattttatttttaaattatttaaagttaaaattataagattaaaattacttaaattttaaaattttttaatttaaatagttaGTTTTGTCTAATAAAAAAGggatatttagatttttttataaaattaaataaaactatatttttatttttattaaattataaagatattttagtaaaaatattgatattatatatattttaaaaaaatactgacataaatattataattcacgtgttattttattatttgtctatatttttattttgtatagatacatataaatttattattgtatCAAAACAAACACCTAATCAAATAATCTGTCTCAAAACTACTTAAGTTGAGTTCCTAACTAAGAATacgaaaaaaaaacttaattgagtggagtttttcttttcttttctttttgcggAATATAAAAAAACGGTTCTGCTACGTTACCAATaacatatctgccaacttctgccaactcttatttataattgtgtttcatgaaagtgtgttcgtggatgtgtctaataaaaacgtttttttataactgtgtttaatagaagtgtctttatagatatattttctggatgtgtctctttatatatgtatttaaatatattaattactagacacatctacgaacacacttccatgaaacacaaatataaataagagttggcagaagttggcggataatatgttggtaccctatactttttcataaaaaaaaggaTTATGTGAAAAAAAGATAGTTTTAAAGTTTTCAATAACATCAAATACATTAATATATTAACAGACAGTTAGTGAGATTACACAAGACAGTAAATATCTTACATTCTAGTTAAAAAGTCTTTggttcaaaacttcaaattcaataaataacaAAATGTATTATACGTAAGTATATAATGaaagatattttaaaacaaaaaattatacaaCAGTCAACTAAATTTTTGCCTACTAATTTTAGGGAAGGATAAGTTCCTCCTTTTCTCtacaaatttatataaaatataaaaaaaatcatatgaaaaataacattataaaaaataaaagcaacattattgtttttattttggtgGAGCCCAAAACTGCGACCCATATTGTAACGTTACCTGGGCCAAGAccttgaataataaaataatatatattcgtTGGCGACCCAATCTCCATTAACATTTGGGCCCACACATTAAACTTCTCTtcctcagaaaaaaaaaaaacacgcacacacTTCTCCTCCAGTGGGAGTAAGTAACAGTGTAGTTGGTTCTGAGCTTCTCACCATCCCAATTCCGAAGCTCTCTATTACCATTCGGCGCCATTGCACTGCCATAAACTCCGCCCCGCTGGACTGCGTCGTGGTTGGCGGCGGCATCACCGACCTCTCCTCCAACCACTCAATTCCCAATGTAGTTCTCACGGGACGGCTTTCTCTGGAAAGAAGGTCCCAACAACTTCAAACCCTCCGATTCTATGATCAATTCCTGGTACTCGATGCTCATTCTGAATAGCTAGCTAGTTCAATAAGAAAATTGAAATCTTAGAATCACAAGTTATTACTGCTGGATGAAATTGGTAAAACTTGTCCTATGTATGATTTTCTGCACAGCTTCAAATTTTTATTATAGTTTTGGTGTTGTAGGTGGAGTGTGGTTTGGAAGATGAACTTGTGTTAGGGGATCCTAATGCTCCGCGTTTTGTGTTGTGGGATGGGAAGCTGAGGCAGTGCCTTCAAGACCCTTTGATTTGATGAGTATTGGGGACAAATTCAGGGCTGCATTTGGTGCACTTGGGATCCTCCACCACCAGTTTGTCCTTTAACTTTTCATCCCTTTGTTTGAACATGTCATTGTCAAATTCAATATTTGCAAGGATCAAAGAATAATAACtgttttgattattgtttctCTTCTCATATAATATTATGATGTTGACAAAAGTGACAGGATCATGAGGAATCAGTTCAGGATTTCGTGTGCCGCAATCTTGGTGACGAGGTTTTTGAGCGTTTGATAGAGCCTTTTTGTTTAGGTAAGAGTCAACATCCATTACCACCGAATGATCCACCGATCTTTCTTTTACATAATCTGCGCTTTTTGCTTCATATTAAGTTTATTTTCCTCTTTATggtttacatttttttttcacgTGCAGGTGTATATGCAGGTGATCTTTCAAAACTAAGTATGAAAGCAGCATATGGGAAAATTTGGAAGCTGGAGCAAAATGGTGGTAGCATTATCGGTGGCTCTTTCAAAGCAATACAGGAGAGAAATAAGGTTTCCAAACTGCCTCAAAATCCATAATAATATTGTCTATGGAtttttactatctttttcatcattTATGGGGTGATTTTCTTATCCAAGTAGTCATCTTGTAGGCATCTCCCAAAGCCAAAGGGTCAAACTGTTGGATCTTTTCGAAAAGGGATGGGCATGTTGCCAGAGGCAATTTCTGCAAGGTACTCTATGGTTCTTAATTTATATTGATGTCCCAGTTCTTTTACCACTGTTTTTCAGGATTAAGTTCTTAGTGAATTGAGTTATTCTTGGCAGGTTAGGCAAAAAAGTTAAGTTATCTTGGAAGCTTTCAAGTATTAACAGAGTGGAAAGTGGACATTGTTGCGCCCTTCATCCGTTAGTTTCTTTCTTGAGTTGGATTATATTCATTATCTATGATATGGTTGTTTTGCTTGTGGAATCTTTTTACATTGTGTTTGACATAATCAGATTCTATCTTTTCTTTTATAGAGTTGCAACGAGAATGTAATAATAGAGCACACACACACAATGACAAGAATTAGCCTACATGAAAATACTTTAGTATGTATTTTGACAAAATTATTATGTAGCCTACGAATAAATGATCTAATACAACTAGAATTTTAATAATGTCCCTTGTGGAAGTGGTCTAATAGATGATGGTGGTGGCAGTGGTGGCAGTGGGGTGGTGTTAGTCTTTGCATGTTTCAGTCTGTGTGTACATGCATATGCATGAGCATCTTTGGTTGCACATGGTTTACTTAAATTAATATGAACATGATTGCTTTGATATGCATTTTTTCCCCAAAAAAGAAGGAATGTTATACACTCCATCAAgctctattattgtttttctaatCTAAATATGTATAGCAACAGAGGCATAATACTGCAGAACATGATTAATGAACATATTGCAGAAATAAAATAAGAGTTGGACACAAGCTCAGTGCACATGTTGTGGGTTGCAGCAAATCAATCTTTCTTTTAAGAATGGGGAACCTGTGAAGTTATCCTTTGTTATGTACACAAGCTCACTGCACATATTGAAGGAATCTATTCTTAATCTTTTAATTCCTCTTTCAGAATGCTGCTGCAGATGCACCTTCAAAGATTTATTACCCCCCTGTAGCTGTTGTTTCAATATCCTATCCAAAAGAAGCTATTCTGACAGAATGCTTGATAGATGGTGAGCTGAAGGGATTTGGTCAATTGCATCCACGATCCCAAGGAGTGGAGACTTTAGGTAAATATTTGTTATAATTACAATACAAGTTGTTGGGTACTGGATAATGTATTGCTCTGTTTGTGAAAATTAACACACGTTGGGTTTGACACTTGACAGGAACAAGATATAGCTCATCAATTTTCCCTAACCGGGCTCCTCCTGGACAGCTTCTACTATTGAATTTCATTGGAGGAGCTACCAATCCTGGAATGTTATCAAAGGTTTGATAACTTTTTTTAtattcaaacaagttcaatacgACCATTTCTGTCTGATTACAGGATTTATTTCTTTTCCCTAGTTCCTTTTGATACCTAAAGCCTCTCGTTCAATGACAGATGGATAGTGAACTCATTCAAGTAGCTGATTGAGATTTGCGAAAAATCCTTATAAACCCAAATGCCAACAATCCAACTGTACTAGGTGTGAAACTGTGGCCTAAAGCCGTTCCACAGTTCTTAATTGGCCATGTTGATCTACTAAATGTTGCTAAAGCCGCTCTCAAAGACACCGGGTTTGCGGGGCTGTTCCTTGGGGGAAACTATGTGTCTGGTGTTGCCTTGGGAGCATGTGTTGAAGGAGCCTACGAGTTAGCTGCCAAAGTAAATTATTTTCTTTCAGTGTCTTTAAAAATAGTGACAAACCCAATATTTCTCAACTTCTATGAATTAGATTTATAGACAAAGCTTCTCAATTTTGCTTCTATTGATCATGGGCGGCTTATGTTGCAGACAAATGTAAGTCCTCCTTATATTGTGTTGGTTTATCTATTCTAGACACAAGTAAGAAACTAGGCATCTGTTTGGTTCTGCCACAATACTTCCCTTGTCACACGCATCAAGGAAGTTGACATGTTACATTAAGTAAACTCAGATTTTCTAACATTGCACAACAATTTCTGTATCTTGAACTCTTGTCCATATCTTCTGTGATGACATGTAAAAAGGTGTTGGATGTTGCACCTGGTTACTCAAATTCTTTTTGTAATGAAGTCAATCAGCTATAAATGAAAGCAGCCGCATTGGATCACAATGAGATTACCTGTGCCTAAAATTCTCTGCATATGTTTACTTGTTGGAACCAACCTAGAATCTCTGCATTGCAACTAAAAGTGTTGATTTATTGAGACAATTAATAAGCAACAACGGAAAGTTTGAGTTTAATGGCGTCCATTTCATGTCCCACCACTGTTGTTGTTCAAGTGCTGGAAAGGGGACGACATTCCAACATGGTTATTTATTACTGCATATAGTAACTTTGACTTTGACCAATGAATGGAACTTAATTATTAAAAGCGATTAACAAAGTTGAAGGGATATAGATACCAGGCGTTACAAAAACAGGACCATTTGGTCTTAACATTGCAAGACACATCTACTAACAAAAAGGAGAGGAAGGTGGGTTTGCACACTGCTTTTCTTACAATGTCGTTTTATTTGGGGACCAAATGACAGACTGAAGCAACATTATGGTTGGAGTTGTGGCTAACACTTtgcttttatcttcttttttctctctcttatttccAAACCATCTTCTCTAGTTAGTATTCACCATTGCTTTAAATCCAAGCTAATAGGTTCTTGTTAACCAACATGCGATAAGGGAATCGGATGGGAGAATTAAATTCTATGCCTGAATTGTATTTGTACACGTGGGTGGCGAGAATAAGATACAACAACAATCCTAGACAACCAGAATATCTTCAAAAACATGTCACTCAATTTCGTGTAAAATTGTTGTGCACCCTAGTAAATTGAGACAAGTAGCAGCACTTTCTTTTCCTTGtgctaaacaaaaaataaatagatttGATTTTCTGTCCCCAGGGTTGGAGCGGGGTATCATTTCGCCGTTAAAAAAAGTTATCAACAGAATCACACTTGtcacattattttattaattcCTAATTATTTAGAATCATTGTTAATTTGCCATAGATGCTTGTTACACCAAAGTTTACTCATGCTCATGCACTGCCCAGAAGGGGAAATAAAGGAGAATGATAAAGTAGCAAGCTTTGTCGTGTGTGGATTCTTGAAAAGGAAAAGCATGGACACGTGTCAGACGTTGAATGAGGGTTAGTAATAAGCGCACACAAGCTGTCTCTTCATGAGTATTTTCTACTACAATGTCCTTTTATAGCTTTATTTTCTGTTGAGAGAGAGCATTTCACGGAAGTACATACATGAATATGTTCCTAAGGTATAAAACATTACATTATTTGCGGCATCACTGGTTCCAATACCTTTTATAATGTATGGTATCTGCAACATTGGTCCCTCATGCGCAACACGATGATTATATCCATTGAACGCTCTGTGTTAATTGGGGTTTATACCATTTACCCTGTACAAGGTTTCAGATATCAATGTTCTCTTGTCCACCACAAATGTCTACTATACACTCTACAGTGTCTAGATTCACTCCCTCAAAACTCAAGGCTGTTACTACTCCCTCACATGCCTTGTCTAACATTTGTCTCCTTTCTAATTTAACTGCGCCAATATTATGTTGCATGCATCATAACACCAACGTTTTACACCATCATCCTCTAGTGTAATTAATTTGCATTTGCATAAAGCTTCAACTAAAGTAACAAAAATTTACTATCAATTGAAGTATAGTGCATATATAATATCATAGTGGGTAAATTATGATTTTCAtccaaaaaatttaagttttagtTCTCCAAAAGAAAATGACATTTTGATACTATAAAGATGATGTTAGTTTATCGAAATGCACCAAAGATAAAAGTGAAATACTTGGAAAAAGATTTTAGAGATAAGATTTTGACGCTCATATTTTAATTAACAATtaagatctttttatttttagatttgatGATTTTagaacaaataatttttatttatttatttttatgtgaatGGGAAAAAAATTGACAAAAGAGTTTGGTGTTAGAATGTTTTTTTCTTTATGcatcttttaaataatttttaaattgttttaaagaaaattgaatcaaatatatgacttgtttgctatttataaaaaaatatttaattaaactaaaATCATCTTTCGAAAATCAaaacattattatttattttttcaaaatgtattttattaaaaatattttttttaaataaaatagtagtttattctATCATGATGGTATACAATAGATTTCATTAAAGGCATTtccctttttattaaaatactttgaaaaaataataaattaatcattgatattttaatttaaaaataaataaattattaactaattaaaaatataaaaatatttattattttttaaaatgcgAAGCatctaaatttctttaaaaatttattcaTCTTTATATATTTTAGATGGTGTTAActacttatttatttttgagttaaaaaattagaatctatttattttttcgaaaatactttcCACTTTAAACATTTGATATCCGCACTAACTTTTGGAAGATATcttgataaaatattcattttttttttacttttaataagCAAATATGATAAAAGAAGTAAAAGTATAGGTATAGAAAATAGTAGAAGAGGAGATGAGGTCCAATAGGAATGATGTTGGAAATTGTTTATTATTATAGTAATTGACACGTGTAGTTGTCGGCTGGCAAGACAACATGGAAAAGAGAGGGTGGTGGCGCAGCAGTTTATGTAGAAAAGGCCCTATCAACAATAGCAATAGCAATAGGAATAGGAATATAGGATCTCTGTTTCTGTGTTCTCTTCTTATTATTTAAAGGGAGATAAGAATAAGAGGCTTGGTGCAATTGTGATAGCATTTTTTATTAGCATGGGAAGAAAAGCTGCTACTACTTGTTCCTCTTCCTCTAACATTTCTTCAACTGCTTCCTTGAATCTGAGGCTTGCACTCAGCACTCATGAAGAATGTGGTGGAAGCCTCTTTGTGAAGGTGTACATGGAAGGCATTCCAATAGGGAGGAAGCTCAACATATTAGCACATAGAAGCTACCATGAGCTTGTTAAGAGACTTGAGAACATGTTCGACACTACCATTCTCTGGGGTACAGAGATGGATGAAGTTGTAGTTCAACCTGGTGAGAGATGCCATGTCCTCACTtatgaagatgaagaaggagaTCTTGTTATGGTTGGGGATGTTCCTTGGGAgtaagtcatcatcatcatcatcatctaaattctctttctttctttctttctttaatgAAACTAATAAttgatattatatattgatgTTGGTGTAGGATGTTTGTTTCCACTGTAAAGAGGTTGAAGATCACAAGGGTAGACACATTCACTACCTCTTGATAATGCAGATCTCTATATGTTTTCGATTAATTAGGTAGCTTCAGAGACACCACTGAGGTTTCCAATTTTGTTCTTAGTACTAGTACTACTACTAGTGTAGTCTTAATTACAAGTGTTGAATCATCAAAACTATGCACAAAGTTAAGTCCTCAGTTATATATACTACTACATGCATAGCTTGCTCACTAGTCactactttcttctttccttcaacaacatgtataattaattaattaattaatttctgtTGTACATTCATTCCTAATTAGTGTATGTCAcagtttctttttattaattagcTTTTCATAAAGGCAAAAGATAGATTGACATATATACATAACAAATATGAACTAGAAACAAGTAATGGTTATACTCCATGAAATTTCGTAAGTATTTGTTGAGTATAATTAGGGCCAAGTTCacctaaattttaaataaaaaagtaaaagctACAATTTAATCAATTGTGATAAATTAAGGGCTGTTTATCAATATTTGgaataaattgtaattttttaaaaaattatttaagtatttacggAGAACctaaaaaaatgacttcttttataatacaaattttttttatcacattttttttaaaataagtatttttagaactaaaagacctaacaaaataatttatttataaattatttttaatataaatatttattgtttaaactattttttaaaaaagagtttaattaaattatttattcaaattagGTTTAAGTAGCTAAAAATAAATAACCAACTTCAACTAAGGGACACAAATCTCGTGTGTGTTAGAAGTTAGAAGTAAATGTAACTACATtgttaaaaaaatctgaaaatccTTGCCAAAACATTGCATAACAAAACAACTTTAAATAACACACAAGATCAAGACATGGCACTTATTTTATCAGGAAATGGTTGGCACAAACATTTTATTTATAAAACAATATTAGAAAATATCTTGATACATTTGGGTCCACTACAAAGGGAATAAAGGATAGGATAGATCCATATATATCGGACAATTATTGAGGAATTTTTTACtagaaaaagaataaataaaagaaacataaatAAAGAGTAGTTAGAATTATTTACAAGGGTTTCTGAAATGCACAATCCAAGTTAGGTCCAGTATCGACGTTGAACAAGTTGGTATATCTTTTGAAAAATCCAATCCTATCGTTGACCCTTGGATCATTGGGGATTCCACATTCAAGTGCACCATTGATGATGTTAGTAACCAAGCCATAACCAGCTGTTCTGTTTGCTGCTATGTCGGCTTCTGAAGGCACATATTTTCCAACCATAACATTGTGGCATGAAAGTGTTCCTCTTGTCTCTCTCATCCAAAACCACAGAGCACTTCTGAATGCAATCACTGAATTGTTTGACACAATCTCAGGCTTCCTCAACCCATCAAATCCCAACTCCTTCCCTGCTGGACCATAATTGTAGTTCCTGCATAAATCCATAAATATGTTACGTACTTTTTTTCAGTCATAGTGTACACACAAAATATCATTCATCAATTAGTCACTATGTGTAGAAATACGTATTTGGTAATcttataaaatcttttattataCTACATTCTATACAGTCGTGCAATCACAACTGTTCTCTTAGATAACCATTCACGTGGTCAATATAAAATgtagttatttttactaatatgacATTATGTAATTAAATGCACGTGTTACACTGACATTACagcaaaattaaatttcataaatttgattatttaataGTTCATTATGTAGTTAGaacaatgaataaattaatatgcataatatatacaaataaatacaGTTGATTTATTGGTGcacatagtattttttatttttctaaaaatcaaAACTAATTAGTATATCAATCATATTAGATGTATATCAAAAATTGGTCACTATATTAGAAAATatgttaaaatacaaaatacacatttaAAATGAATTGATTTATACAGAAATAATGCATGATTGGTTTTGCTTGCATACCAAGAAAGTTGAATGGGTCCTCTTCCATGGTAAGATTTTCCTGGGAAACAAGGCCATTGTTTGTTAGTAGAATCACAGTAGTTACTCTGAGGATTAATCTCTTCCTTAAAGCAGAGACCCCAGGCATATGGACCATCAGGTGCAGTAGCCCATCCACCAGTGGTCTCATGCGAAATTTGAGCAAGAAATGCAGCAATCTCACGCTTCCGTGTGTCTAAACTGCCGGTGGTGCCGAATTCAGGGAAGGTTTTGGCGGCGCGAATGAAGGCCTTGTAAGGGTAGAAGTTCTTAGCAGGGCATGCATTGTCATCTTTATGTAGGAACATGGTATCAAAAAGCTTCTTTCTAATCAGAGAAGAGATTGGTTTCGCTTCCAA contains:
- the LOC112695655 gene encoding auxin-responsive protein IAA30, translating into MGRKAATTCSSSSNISSTASLNLRLALSTHEECGGSLFVKVYMEGIPIGRKLNILAHRSYHELVKRLENMFDTTILWGTEMDEVVVQPGERCHVLTYEDEEGDLVMVGDVPWEMFVSTVKRLKITRVDTFTTS
- the LOC112695657 gene encoding chitinase 10, whose translation is MAFSTLLSFTLFLCVCFASSLEAKPISSLIRKKLFDTMFLHKDDNACPAKNFYPYKAFIRAAKTFPEFGTTGSLDTRKREIAAFLAQISHETTGGWATAPDGPYAWGLCFKEEINPQSNYCDSTNKQWPCFPGKSYHGRGPIQLSWNYNYGPAGKELGFDGLRKPEIVSNNSVIAFRSALWFWMRETRGTLSCHNVMVGKYVPSEADIAANRTAGYGLVTNIINGALECGIPNDPRVNDRIGFFKRYTNLFNVDTGPNLDCAFQKPL